One Spiribacter halobius DNA segment encodes these proteins:
- a CDS encoding PAS domain S-box protein, giving the protein MARQNDHARTAAPAPEAFRLLFEGLPGRYAVVEPEAFRILAVSGAFLEATGHTREGLLGAPLCDLFADAAGAGELRRSLERVLARGQRDAMAVGRYPMLSSDKPDDEARCWAPVNQPVHDAQGRLCYIVHSLEDVTRERREQGQLQLLRAAVARLNDIVIITEAEPQREPEGPKILFVNEAFERRTGYSREEAIGRTPRFLQGPETDRAELDRIGAALRRWQPVRSELVNYTKAGEPFWLELDIVPLADETGWYTHWVAVERDVTERKRAEEEAHVNEERFRLLSRATNDVIWDWDLRRGQLWWNENLEALFGHSPDEVEQGLESWINRIHAEDRERVLAGIHAFVGSREQNWEDEYRFQRADGSVALVIDRGFAIRDAAGQAVRMLGSITDVTEQRELERRVRQSQKLEAVGQLTGGVAHDFNNLLTVILGNAEVLGESLRHDPPLRQLAEMTGSAAERGAELTSRLLAFSRQQALEPKVVDLNRLLASLDGLLRRTLPESIDIELVRGGGLWLAEVDPGQLEVALLNLAVNARDAMPGGGHLTIETANSRLDAEYARHHQELRPGQYVQVSFSDTGAGMSPEVVEQAFEPFFTTKEVGRGSGLGLSMVYGFVKQSGGHAKIYSEPDQGTTVKLYFPRVNAKAAAEAPPEVEIVAGGHEHILVVEDDDLVREYLSGQLVSLGYRVTSSASGPEALEQLRARDDVDLLLTDVVMPGGMNGRELADQALVLRPGLKVLFTSGYTENAIVHQGRLDPGVQLLGKPYRRQDLAERVRQVLDA; this is encoded by the coding sequence TTGGCGCGACAGAATGACCATGCCCGCACCGCCGCGCCGGCGCCGGAGGCGTTCCGGCTGCTGTTCGAGGGCCTCCCGGGGCGCTATGCGGTGGTCGAGCCGGAGGCGTTCCGCATCCTCGCCGTCAGCGGTGCCTTCCTGGAAGCCACCGGACACACCCGCGAGGGGCTCCTCGGTGCCCCCCTGTGCGACCTCTTCGCCGACGCCGCCGGGGCGGGCGAGCTGCGCCGTTCGCTGGAGCGCGTGCTGGCGCGCGGGCAGCGCGACGCCATGGCCGTGGGGCGCTATCCGATGCTGTCCTCGGACAAGCCCGATGACGAAGCACGCTGTTGGGCGCCGGTGAATCAGCCGGTGCACGATGCGCAGGGGCGGCTTTGCTACATCGTCCACAGCCTCGAGGATGTCACCCGCGAGCGACGGGAGCAGGGGCAGCTGCAGCTGCTGCGCGCGGCGGTGGCGCGCCTGAACGACATCGTGATCATCACCGAGGCGGAGCCACAGCGCGAGCCGGAGGGCCCGAAGATCCTGTTCGTCAACGAGGCCTTCGAGCGGCGCACCGGTTACAGCCGCGAGGAGGCCATTGGCCGCACCCCTCGCTTCCTGCAGGGGCCGGAGACGGACCGCGCAGAGCTCGACCGCATCGGCGCGGCCCTGCGCCGCTGGCAGCCGGTGCGCTCGGAGCTGGTCAACTACACCAAGGCGGGCGAGCCGTTCTGGCTCGAGCTCGACATCGTGCCGCTGGCGGACGAGACCGGCTGGTACACGCACTGGGTGGCGGTGGAGCGGGACGTCACCGAGCGCAAGCGCGCCGAGGAAGAGGCCCACGTCAACGAGGAGCGCTTCCGCCTGCTCTCCCGGGCCACCAACGACGTCATCTGGGACTGGGACCTGCGCCGGGGCCAGCTCTGGTGGAACGAAAATCTGGAGGCCCTGTTCGGGCATTCACCTGACGAGGTGGAACAGGGCCTGGAATCCTGGATCAATCGCATCCACGCCGAGGACCGGGAGCGGGTGCTTGCGGGGATCCACGCCTTTGTCGGCAGCCGCGAGCAGAACTGGGAGGACGAGTATCGCTTCCAGCGCGCCGATGGCAGCGTGGCCCTGGTGATCGACCGCGGCTTCGCGATCCGCGACGCGGCAGGCCAGGCGGTGCGCATGCTCGGCAGCATCACGGACGTCACCGAGCAGCGGGAGCTGGAGCGGCGTGTACGTCAGTCCCAGAAATTGGAGGCCGTCGGCCAGCTCACCGGCGGCGTCGCCCACGACTTCAACAACCTGCTGACGGTGATCCTGGGCAACGCCGAGGTGCTCGGCGAGTCGCTGCGGCACGATCCGCCGCTGCGCCAGCTCGCGGAGATGACCGGCAGCGCCGCCGAGCGCGGCGCCGAGCTCACCAGCCGCCTGCTGGCCTTCTCCCGCCAGCAGGCGCTGGAGCCGAAGGTGGTGGACCTAAACCGCCTGCTCGCCTCGCTGGATGGCCTGCTGCGGCGGACGCTGCCGGAGAGCATCGACATCGAGCTGGTTCGGGGCGGTGGTCTGTGGCTGGCAGAGGTCGACCCCGGGCAGCTTGAGGTCGCCCTGCTCAACCTCGCCGTCAATGCCCGCGACGCCATGCCCGGCGGCGGCCACCTCACCATCGAGACGGCCAATTCCCGGCTTGACGCGGAATACGCCCGGCACCACCAGGAGCTGCGCCCGGGCCAGTATGTGCAGGTGTCCTTCAGCGACACCGGCGCCGGCATGTCGCCGGAGGTGGTGGAGCAGGCCTTCGAGCCGTTCTTCACCACCAAGGAGGTGGGCCGCGGCAGCGGTCTCGGGCTCAGCATGGTCTATGGCTTCGTCAAGCAGTCCGGCGGCCATGCCAAGATCTACAGCGAGCCGGACCAGGGCACCACGGTCAAGCTGTATTTCCCCCGGGTGAACGCGAAGGCGGCCGCAGAGGCACCGCCCGAGGTGGAGATCGTGGCGGGCGGCCACGAGCACATCCTGGTGGTGGAGGACGACGACCTCGTGCGCGAGTATCTGAGCGGGCAGCTGGTCAGTCTCGGCTATCGCGTGACCAGCAGCGCATCCGGCCCGGAGGCACTGGAGCAGCTGCGTGCGCGGGACGACGTCGACCTGCTGCTCACTGACGTGGTCATGCCCGGCGGCATGAACGGCCGCGAGCTCGCCGACCAGGCTCTGGTGTTGCGCCCGGGGCTGAAGGTCCTGTTCACCTCCGGCTACACAGAGAACGCCATCGTCCACCAGGGGCGACTCGACCCCGGCGTCCAGCTGCTCGGCAAGCCCTATCGCCGGCAGGATCTGGCCGAGCGGGTGCGCCAGGTGCTCGACGCCTGA
- a CDS encoding circadian clock KaiB family protein, whose product MSGVGDAQLTLFVAGDSPRSRHAREVLRRALAERGLDPGALELVDVLAEPERTLEHGVFATPALVLRADGATRSLYGDLSDEQGLQQFLSGAA is encoded by the coding sequence ATGAGCGGTGTGGGGGACGCTCAGCTGACGCTGTTCGTTGCCGGCGACTCGCCGCGCTCCCGTCACGCCCGGGAGGTACTGCGCCGGGCGCTGGCCGAGCGCGGCCTCGACCCCGGCGCGCTGGAGCTGGTGGACGTGCTGGCGGAGCCGGAGCGCACGCTGGAGCACGGGGTGTTCGCGACGCCTGCCCTCGTCCTGCGGGCCGACGGGGCGACGCGGTCGCTGTACGGCGACCTCTCCGACGAGCAGGGCCTGCAGCAGTTCCTCTCCGGGGCGGCGTAG
- the kaiC gene encoding circadian clock protein KaiC, translated as MSSLAKRATGIAGLDDMTRGGLPAGRPCLVVGEPGSGKTLLGLNILANALAGGDGAVFVSFEEPVAEVLANTASFPWELERHAEGALALIDARPPADAQTSGRFDLDGLLAGLGAAVTRTGAAWVVVDGIDQLLDLLGERAAAVTEMRRLLLRLTELGVTALVTAKRDARERSAYPGYMESVEYLVPTLIRLNTEVVDHRLMRKLRIAKYRGSEHVADEVPMVMSAEGVRMPMARPAAPAWQVFTERVSTGVQRLDGLLGGGVHRGSSTLISGAPGTSKTTLASAFVAAAAARGEKALMVSFDEAADQIVRNVSAVGIDLETPRRAGRLLIESRRTWNALVEAHFMDLLDLIEQEAPACVVIDPVSALFKAGGSDQASLSIEHLIDEVKARGITTVLTSLANDETGVEGTVARVSTIADTWLVLGYQVSAGERNRSLSIVKSRGTRHSNQVRELVLADSGPDLEDVYTLGSEVLMGTMRLQREAEAAAADESERRARDARVRDVSRQLEQTRLRVAELEREAKRLEEELQDTEDARRSDQEAGARHRERILRSREGADRTPPSDDAEANR; from the coding sequence ATGAGCAGTCTGGCCAAGCGGGCCACGGGCATCGCCGGTCTGGATGACATGACCCGCGGCGGGCTGCCAGCGGGGCGGCCCTGCCTGGTGGTGGGCGAGCCCGGCAGCGGCAAGACCCTGCTCGGGCTGAACATTCTCGCCAACGCCCTGGCCGGCGGCGACGGTGCGGTGTTCGTCAGCTTCGAGGAGCCGGTGGCGGAGGTGCTCGCGAACACGGCATCGTTCCCCTGGGAGCTGGAGCGCCATGCCGAGGGCGCGCTGGCGCTGATCGACGCCCGTCCCCCGGCGGACGCGCAGACCAGCGGCCGCTTCGATCTTGATGGCCTGCTGGCAGGGCTCGGCGCCGCCGTCACGCGCACCGGCGCCGCCTGGGTGGTGGTGGACGGGATCGACCAGCTGCTCGATCTGCTGGGGGAGCGGGCCGCGGCGGTCACCGAGATGCGCCGCCTGCTCCTGCGGCTCACCGAGCTCGGAGTGACGGCGCTGGTGACCGCCAAGCGCGACGCCCGGGAGCGTTCCGCCTACCCGGGCTACATGGAGAGCGTGGAATACCTCGTGCCGACGCTGATCCGGCTCAACACCGAGGTGGTGGACCATCGCCTGATGCGCAAGCTGCGCATCGCCAAGTACCGTGGCAGCGAGCACGTGGCCGACGAAGTGCCGATGGTGATGTCGGCGGAAGGCGTTCGCATGCCGATGGCGCGACCGGCGGCGCCCGCCTGGCAGGTGTTCACCGAGCGCGTCAGCACCGGCGTCCAGCGCCTGGACGGTCTGCTCGGGGGCGGCGTCCACCGCGGCAGCAGCACGCTGATCTCCGGGGCTCCGGGCACGTCCAAGACCACCCTGGCGAGCGCCTTCGTCGCTGCGGCGGCCGCGCGCGGCGAGAAGGCCCTGATGGTGAGCTTCGACGAGGCCGCGGACCAGATAGTCCGCAACGTCAGCGCCGTCGGCATCGACCTGGAGACGCCGCGGCGCGCCGGGCGGCTGCTGATCGAGTCCCGCCGCACCTGGAACGCGCTGGTGGAGGCGCATTTCATGGACCTGCTCGACCTGATCGAGCAGGAGGCGCCGGCGTGCGTGGTGATCGACCCGGTCTCCGCGCTGTTCAAGGCCGGCGGCAGCGATCAGGCGTCCTTGTCCATCGAGCACCTGATCGACGAGGTCAAGGCGCGGGGCATCACCACGGTGCTGACCTCGCTCGCGAACGACGAGACCGGTGTCGAGGGCACAGTGGCTCGGGTGTCCACCATCGCCGATACCTGGCTCGTGCTCGGCTACCAGGTGAGCGCCGGCGAGCGCAATCGTTCCCTGTCCATCGTGAAGTCGCGCGGCACGCGGCATTCGAACCAGGTCCGCGAGCTGGTGCTGGCGGACAGCGGGCCCGATCTGGAGGACGTCTACACGTTGGGCAGCGAGGTGCTCATGGGCACCATGCGGCTGCAGCGCGAGGCGGAGGCGGCGGCGGCCGACGAAAGTGAGCGCCGGGCCCGGGATGCACGGGTGCGCGACGTCAGCCGCCAGCTCGAGCAGACGCGCCTGCGCGTTGCCGAGCTGGAGCGCGAGGCGAAGCGCCTGGAGGAGGAGCTGCAGGATACCGAAGACGCCCGCCGGAGCGATCAGGAGGCGGGCGCTCGCCACCGCGAGCGCATCCTGCGCAGCCGCGAGGGGGCGGACCGGACCCCGCCGTCGGACGATGCGGAGGCGAACCGATGA
- a CDS encoding ATP-binding protein, protein MSHSCPDPADANAELRALVEQLHATHERILALTGGGIDAVHHSSGATYMLREAQRDLQDERAHQAANARERGAILDALPAAIALLDHAGRVHSTNQGWRRHGRPFAGCNARPGDDYLAACRASPDLPDTVAGGLGQRIHALLNGDGESASLEYAVGEKESAYHFRATLAPVLIDGEGGVVLMHADITEQRQLERERQRGQRLEALGQLTGGVAHDFNNLLTVICGNAEILQRGDIPSDETSRLLANLRTAGERATRLTRHLLAFARQQPLAPERLDLCRHLEGQRELLQQSVTEAVTLELCLADTPCITRVDPGQLDAAILNLAVNARDAMPGGGHLRIAVDHAAPRDPEIPPGSGPYVRLRVVDTGAGMPPEVRDRIFDPFFTTKPRAHGTGLGLSMVHGFVRQSGGDLSVRSEPGAGTAITLLLPRIPGVEAKAVAPVPGGEDACSGAHVLVVEDDPLVRDYVVTLLGGLGYSVSAAGDAAEALATLEASTPLPDLMFSDVVMPGGQDGHQLAAEVARRWPAVRVLLASGYLERDAGEPPPGQTPHFIPKPYRRATLAAKLAEILGTQ, encoded by the coding sequence TTGAGTCATTCATGCCCCGATCCAGCGGATGCCAACGCCGAGCTGCGCGCGCTTGTCGAGCAGCTGCACGCGACCCATGAGCGCATTCTCGCGCTCACCGGCGGCGGCATCGATGCCGTCCATCATAGCTCCGGCGCCACCTATATGCTGCGCGAGGCGCAGCGGGATCTGCAGGACGAGCGCGCGCATCAGGCGGCCAATGCCCGGGAGCGCGGCGCCATCCTGGACGCCCTGCCGGCCGCCATCGCCCTGCTCGACCACGCCGGCCGCGTGCACTCGACCAACCAGGGCTGGCGCAGGCATGGCCGGCCCTTCGCCGGTTGCAACGCGCGCCCCGGGGACGACTACCTGGCGGCCTGCCGGGCCTCCCCCGACCTGCCGGACACCGTGGCCGGCGGGCTCGGCCAGCGCATCCACGCCCTGCTCAACGGCGACGGTGAGTCCGCGTCGCTGGAGTACGCCGTGGGCGAGAAGGAGAGCGCCTATCATTTCCGCGCCACCCTGGCGCCGGTGCTCATCGACGGAGAGGGCGGTGTTGTCCTGATGCATGCCGACATCACCGAGCAGCGCCAGCTGGAGCGCGAGCGCCAGCGGGGTCAGCGCCTGGAGGCCCTGGGTCAGCTCACCGGTGGCGTCGCCCATGACTTCAACAACCTGCTCACCGTCATCTGCGGCAACGCCGAGATCCTCCAGCGTGGCGACATCCCAAGCGACGAGACGTCCCGGCTGTTGGCCAACCTGCGCACTGCCGGCGAGCGGGCCACGCGGCTGACCCGTCATCTCCTCGCCTTCGCCCGCCAGCAGCCGCTCGCCCCGGAGCGCCTGGACCTCTGCCGGCACCTGGAGGGGCAGCGGGAGCTGCTGCAGCAGAGCGTTACCGAGGCAGTCACCCTTGAGCTGTGCCTCGCCGACACGCCATGCATCACGCGCGTGGACCCCGGGCAGCTCGACGCCGCCATCCTCAATCTTGCCGTCAATGCCCGCGACGCCATGCCCGGCGGCGGCCATCTGCGGATCGCGGTGGACCATGCAGCCCCGCGCGATCCGGAGATTCCGCCGGGCAGTGGCCCCTATGTGCGCCTGCGCGTGGTCGACACCGGCGCGGGGATGCCGCCCGAGGTCCGTGACCGCATCTTCGATCCGTTCTTCACCACCAAGCCCCGGGCCCACGGCACCGGGCTCGGCCTCAGCATGGTGCATGGCTTCGTGCGCCAGTCCGGGGGTGACCTCAGCGTCCGCTCGGAGCCCGGTGCGGGGACCGCCATCACCCTGTTGCTGCCGCGCATCCCGGGGGTCGAGGCGAAGGCCGTGGCGCCTGTCCCGGGCGGGGAGGACGCCTGCTCCGGCGCCCATGTGCTGGTGGTGGAGGATGATCCCCTGGTGCGCGATTACGTCGTCACCCTCCTGGGTGGCCTGGGCTATTCGGTCAGCGCTGCGGGCGATGCGGCCGAGGCGCTGGCCACCCTCGAGGCATCGACGCCACTGCCGGACCTGATGTTCTCGGACGTGGTGATGCCCGGCGGCCAGGATGGCCATCAGCTGGCAGCCGAAGTGGCCCGGCGCTGGCCCGCCGTGCGGGTACTGCTCGCCTCGGGCTATCTCGAGCGGGACGCTGGCGAGCCCCCCCCGGGGCAGACGCCGCATTTCATTCCCAAGCCGTACCGCCGCGCGACGCTGGCGGCGAAGCTGGCCGAGATCCTCGGGACGCAATGA
- a CDS encoding EAL domain-containing response regulator: protein MAEAGRVLILDDDAHVADTVSAMVAACGLEPRAAGDAETFFRLLAEWRPSHILLDLMMPDMDGVEVLRRLGEQNCQARIIISSGLNERVIDAAGRAAAEHRLKVAGRLPKPFRLGSLRELLLRASDPPAGAQAGEAAPVLALPTAGEISLAVAERAFELHYQPLVACRDGSLRGVEALLRWRRADGHLEPPGRFVPLAEREGLMGAISWQVFELGVNWLRRDAPTADCGLSMNLSARNLDRLDMADGLASLCEAAQVDPGRITLEMTETAAMDDPSTALELMTRLRVKGFRLALDDFGTGYSSMIQLARLPFSEIKLDKSFVMTALDSQESRTIVRSIVELGHALGLQAVAEGVENRATLELLATAGCDLAQGFYIGRPMPGDAVADWYRQYRPRAAGP, encoded by the coding sequence ATGGCCGAGGCCGGGCGGGTTCTGATCCTGGACGACGATGCCCACGTGGCAGACACCGTAAGTGCCATGGTGGCGGCCTGCGGTCTGGAGCCGCGCGCGGCGGGCGATGCCGAGACCTTCTTCCGCCTGCTTGCGGAGTGGCGGCCGAGCCATATCCTGCTCGACCTGATGATGCCGGACATGGATGGCGTCGAGGTGCTGCGGCGACTGGGCGAGCAGAACTGTCAGGCGCGGATCATCATCTCCAGCGGCCTCAACGAGCGGGTGATCGACGCGGCCGGGCGCGCCGCCGCCGAGCACAGGCTCAAGGTGGCCGGCCGCCTGCCCAAGCCGTTCCGGCTCGGGAGCCTGCGCGAGCTGTTGCTGCGCGCGTCGGATCCGCCGGCCGGTGCGCAGGCCGGCGAGGCCGCGCCGGTGCTGGCGCTGCCCACGGCCGGCGAGATTTCGCTGGCGGTGGCCGAGCGCGCCTTCGAGCTGCACTACCAGCCGTTGGTGGCCTGTCGTGATGGCTCCCTACGGGGGGTCGAGGCGCTGTTGCGCTGGCGGCGTGCGGACGGCCATCTGGAACCGCCGGGCCGCTTCGTCCCGCTAGCCGAGCGGGAAGGGCTGATGGGGGCCATCAGCTGGCAGGTGTTCGAGCTCGGCGTGAACTGGCTGCGGCGGGATGCCCCCACCGCCGACTGCGGCCTGTCCATGAACCTCTCGGCGCGCAATCTCGACCGCCTGGACATGGCCGATGGGCTTGCGAGTCTCTGCGAGGCGGCGCAGGTGGATCCGGGGAGAATCACCCTGGAGATGACCGAGACCGCCGCCATGGACGACCCCTCCACCGCCCTTGAGCTGATGACGCGCCTGCGTGTCAAGGGTTTTCGGCTCGCTCTGGATGACTTCGGCACCGGCTATTCCTCCATGATACAGCTGGCGCGCCTGCCGTTCTCCGAGATCAAGCTGGACAAGTCCTTCGTGATGACCGCGCTGGACTCCCAGGAGTCCCGGACCATCGTGCGCAGCATTGTGGAACTCGGCCACGCCCTCGGTCTGCAGGCGGTGGCGGAAGGCGTGGAGAACCGGGCAACCCTGGAGCTGCTCGCCACCGCCGGCTGCGACCTGGCCCAGGGCTTCTACATCGGCCGCCCGATGCCCGGCGACGCCGTGGCCGACTGGTATCGCCAGTACCGACCCCGGGCGGCCGGGCCCTGA